In Papaver somniferum cultivar HN1 chromosome 1, ASM357369v1, whole genome shotgun sequence, a genomic segment contains:
- the LOC113312266 gene encoding auxin-responsive protein IAA9-like yields the protein MSSTLIGAAEEGRTAISLMTSSPSLEISGFRERNYMGLSDCSSVDSSTISSLSEDNKSTFNLSSTELRLGLPGSRSPERSQELSLLSSGRLEKPLFPLLPMKDSTYLSSQKTVVSGNKRGFSDAMDGFSEVKSTVYNEGNWMFPASGSDSETAQSVAQGKLHVNSSVKSVALKEHSGVENATVKEITHPKVSSDVNRNQISPANNISNQPAAKAQVVGWPPIRSFRKNTLATTTKTSEEVDGKPGPSALYVKVSMDGAPYLRKVDLNTYYDYQELSLSLEKMFSCFIIGQSGPHGAPGRESKHRDLLHGSEYVLAYEDKDGDWMQVGDVPWDMFIDSCKRLRIMKNSDAIGLAPRAMEK from the exons ATGTCATCAACACTTATTGGTGCTGCAGAGGAGGGACGTACTGCTATTTCTTTAAtgacttcttctccttctttagaGATCTCTGGATTCAGAGAGCGTAACTACATGGGGTTATCAGACTGTTCTTCTGTTGACAGCTCAACCATTTCTAGCTTGTCTGAAGATAATAAAAGTACTTTCAATCTAAGTTCCACTGAATTAAGGCTCGGTCTTCCTGGATCCCGATCTCCAGAACGTAGTCAAGAGCTTTCTTTGCTGAGTTCGGGCAGACTTGAGAAGCCCTTGTTTCCCTTGCTGCCTATGAAGGATTCCACCTACTTGTCATCGCAAAAGACCGTGGTCTCTGGTAACAAGCGAGGGTTTTCTGATGCCATGGATGGGTTTTCAGAGGTAAAAAGCACCGTGTACAATGAAGGAAATTGGATGTTTCCTGCATCAGGGTCTGACTCTGAAACTGCTCAATCTGTGGCCCAAGGAAAGTTACATGTTAACTCGAGTGTAAAGTCTGTTGCTCTGAAAGAGCACTCTGGAGTCGAGAATGCCACGGTGAAAGAGATTACACATCCCAAGGTATCCAGTGATGTCAATCGTAACCAAATTTCTCCGGCTAATAACATTAGTAATCAACCTGCTGCCAA GGCACAGGTTGTCGGTTGGCCGCCAATAAGGTCATTCCGAAAAAATACATTGGCGACTACCACAAAGACCAGCGAGGAAGTAGATGGAAAACCTGGTCCCAGTGCTTTGTATGTCAAGGTCAGCATGGATGGCGCCCCTTATTTGCGAAAGGTGGACTTGAATACTTACTATGACTATCAGGAGCTATCTTTGTCTCTTGAAAAGATGTTCAGCTGCTTTATTATTG GTCAATCTGGGCCACATGGAGCTCCCGGGAGAGAAAGCAAGCATAGGGATCTTCTACATGGATCAGAATATGTTCTCGCATATGAGGATAAGGATGGCGATTGGATGCAAGTGGGAGATGTGCCTTGGGA TATGTTTATCGATTCCTGCAAAAGACTGAGGATTATGAAGAACTCCGATGCCATTGGCTTAG CTCCAAGGGCGATGGAGAAATGA